Part of the Nocardia farcinica genome, GGGCTTGACCACGACGGTGTTGCCCATTCGCAGCGACGGCGCGATCTGCCAGATACCGATCATCAGCGGCCAGTTCCACGGGCCGATCGCGCCGACCACGCCGAGCGCGCGATAGGTCAGCACCGCGTGGTCGGTCTCGTCGTCGACGAGCAGCTGCGGCTCGAGCACCGCGGTCGCGGCCTCGCGCAGCCAGGCCGAGCAACCGCCGACCTCGAAGCGGGCGTTCGGGCCGTCGAGGGGCTTGCCCTGCTCGCGGGAGAGCAGGCGAGCCAGTGCCTCGGCGTTGGCGTCGATGGCGTCGGCGGCGGCGAGCATGAGTTTGCTGCGCTCCTCGTGGCCGAGGGCTTCCCACGCGGGCTGCGCGGCCTTCGCCCTGGCGACGGCGGCGTCGACATCGGCGACGGTCTGCTCGGGGGCGTAGCCGATGGTCACGCCGGTGGCGGCGTCGGGAATCGCGCGGCCGGTGGCGGCATCGGCCTGCACCCGGGCGAGCAGGGCATCGTCGGCGGTCTGGACGTCAGGCATCAGGGTCTCCTTCGTTGCGCCCTCCCCCGTGACCGAGGGGGTGTCTGGAGAGCATGCCCTGGGTCACACTCGACCGGATGTGACTATCGCGCACTGGTATATGACGAGAGCGCACGATTGGCGCGCCACTGCCCCGGCGTCATCCCGTAGGCCTGCTTGAACACGCGGCCGAAATAGCCCGGATCGACGAATCCGGACCGGTGCGCCACCTCGGCCACGGCCAGATCGGCGCGGCCGGTGAGTTCGGCGCGAGCGTGCTCGAGCCTGCGCTGTCGGATCCACTGGCCCACGCTCACCCCGGTCGGTTCGAACAGTTTGTGCAGGTAGCGCACCGAGATGTGGTGCGCCTCGGCCAGGCGCGCGGGGTCCAAGTCCGGGTCGGCGAGGTGATCGTCGATGTAGCGCAGGATCGTCATGGTCAGGGTGCCGAGGTCGGCGCGCGCCGAGCCGATCCGCCGGTTCAGCTGCTCACCGAGGAAGGTGGTGACCAGATCGAGGAACACCCTGCTCACCTTGGCCCCCGACGGACCGGCGAGCAACCCGAGGTTCTCGGCGAGGCTGCGCAGATACGACGACACCAGCGGCGCGGTCCCGTCGTCGGCGGCCAGCGGCGCGGCCATCAGGTCGGCGGCCAGCGCGTCCGGCAGGCCGAGCGCGTCCTTGGGGAACAGCGCCACCAGGAACCGGCTGTCGCCGTCGAAGACGAGGTCGTAGGGCTGGGCGAAGTCGTAGATCGCGATCGATCCCGGCGCGAGGCGCGTCTCGTTCCCGGCCTGCCGGACGAAGCCGTGCCCGTCGAGCTGGACGTTGAGCTTGAAGTACTCCCCGTCGGAGGTCCGATGCCCCGCGGGACGCCGGGCGACGTGATGCGCGCTCCCGACGATCTCGGTGACCTGCAATTCCCGGCTGCGCGCACCGCTGATCGAGCCGGTGAATCGGGCACCGAGCGGTTCGATCGCCAGCGGCGGGAAGAAGTCCGTCACCTGGACGCGCCAGGCCAGCAGGGAGTCATCGGGTCCGCAGTCGTGTCGCAGCGGGGCCAGGTCGCCGACGGTCATCCTCCACCTCCTCGGATGAAAGTGCTTGGCGCGCCGCGTGATCGAATAGTGAACTCAGTATTCTACTATCGAGTTCGGCAGCGAGTGCACGATTGCGCGCAACGTAGAGAAAGGTACGGCCCGGGTGCCCGAGAAACCAGGATCCTCCGCCGGATCGCAAACCCTCAGCCGCGGTATCCGGCTGCTCGAGATCCTCGCCGCCGCGGGCCGGGCGATGAGCATCGACGAACTCGCCGAGGCGCTCGGCGTGCACCGCTCGGTCGCCTACCGACTGCTGCGCACCCTGGAAGACCACGGCCTGATCGCCCGCGATCCGGCCGGTCGCCTCGTCCTCGGGGCGGGACTGGCCGCCCTCGCCGCCGGCGTCGACCGGGATCTGCAGGCCGCCGCGCTGCCCGAACTCAAAGCCGTCGCCAACGAACTGGGCATGACCTGCCTGCTCGCCGTACGGCTCGACGGCGACGAGGCGGTGACCCTCACCAGCGCGGCGCCCGAACAGAGCGTCGCGGTCGCCTACCGGCCCGGCCACCGCCATCCGCTCACCCGCGGCGGACCGGGCAAGGCGATCCTGCTGGAGCTGCCGCAGGACACCTGGCCCGACGACCTGCGCGACGAACTCACCGCGAGCCGGGCGCGCGGTTACGCGGTGAGCCACGACGAGGTGGTGCCCTCGCTGCGCTCGGTGGCGGTGCCCCTCATCGCGCCGGGACAGCCCGCCGCCTCGATCGCTGTCATCCATGTGTCACTCCCCCGCCCCGAAGACGAGATCGCCCAGCGTCTGACGACCGCGGCGGCAGCGGTCGTCAGGGCACTGGGAGGGTGAGGCCGCCGCCTACGGGCGCTGACCCGCTCAGACGGTGTCCGATCTTGTCTGAGCGGGGCGCCCTCCGTGGTGACGCTTCGCTGCCGCCTCCGGGCGCTGACCCGCTCAGACGGTGTCCGATCTTGTCTGAGCGGGGCGCCCTCCGTGGTGACGCTTCGCTGCCGCCTCCGGGCGCTGACCCGCTCAGACGGTGCTCAGCCGCTTGACGAACACCCCGTCGAAGAAGGCGGCCAGTTCGTCGGTGGCGTCCAGCGGCAGCACGTCGGCGACGTACTGGTCCGGGCGCACCACCACGATCGCGCCGTCCCGCGAGATGCCGCGCGCGGTGAAGATGTCGTCGGCCGGGTCGGCGGCGTAGACCTTCTCGTAGTCGGTGACCTGGAACGGCCCGACCTTCGGCAGGAACACCGCGGGTACCGCGCCCAGGTCGACGCCGGTGTGGTCCTGCTGGTAGATCACCTTCACGTCGAACCAGGCGTCGAGGTCGGCGCCCTCGGGGGTGTAGGCCACCAGCGGTGAGGTCGGCGCGGTGACCAGCCACTCGGCCAGCTCCGTGGTCTTCGACGGCGCACCCGCGGCGGGCGCGTCGGCAAAAACATAGATGCGCCACCGGCCGTCGGCCCGCGCGTGGTGGCCGAGATGCTTGGGATTGGCATCGCAGACCCGGGTGACCAGGTTCGACTTGAACCGCTTGCCGACCGGGAAACCGGTCGCCAGCGCCTGGTGCCTGGCCTCGGCGACCAGCATGGAGGGCGCGTACTGCGTCATGAACCCGGCGGGAAACTCCGCGGTCTTGACGTAGAACTCCTCGAGCTGGCTCGGGTCGGCCATCTCCTCGGGCCGGGTCGCCATCAGCGTCGACCACTCCCGGTCGAAGTCGATCAGGTTCTGCGCGATCACCTGTCGCTCGGCCGAGTAGGTGTCCAGAATCGTTTCGGGCGCCCGGCCGTCGAGCACGTGCGCGACCTTCCAGGCGATGTTCCACCCGTCCTGCATCGAGACGTTCATGCCCTGCCCGGCCTTGGCCGAGTGGGTGTGGCAGGCGTCGCCGGTGATGAACACCCGCGGCGT contains:
- a CDS encoding AraC-like ligand-binding domain-containing protein, giving the protein MTVGDLAPLRHDCGPDDSLLAWRVQVTDFFPPLAIEPLGARFTGSISGARSRELQVTEIVGSAHHVARRPAGHRTSDGEYFKLNVQLDGHGFVRQAGNETRLAPGSIAIYDFAQPYDLVFDGDSRFLVALFPKDALGLPDALAADLMAAPLAADDGTAPLVSSYLRSLAENLGLLAGPSGAKVSRVFLDLVTTFLGEQLNRRIGSARADLGTLTMTILRYIDDHLADPDLDPARLAEAHHISVRYLHKLFEPTGVSVGQWIRQRRLEHARAELTGRADLAVAEVAHRSGFVDPGYFGRVFKQAYGMTPGQWRANRALSSYTSAR
- a CDS encoding IclR family transcriptional regulator translates to MPEKPGSSAGSQTLSRGIRLLEILAAAGRAMSIDELAEALGVHRSVAYRLLRTLEDHGLIARDPAGRLVLGAGLAALAAGVDRDLQAAALPELKAVANELGMTCLLAVRLDGDEAVTLTSAAPEQSVAVAYRPGHRHPLTRGGPGKAILLELPQDTWPDDLRDELTASRARGYAVSHDEVVPSLRSVAVPLIAPGQPAASIAVIHVSLPRPEDEIAQRLTTAAAAVVRALGG